TTCAGCTTGCCGGAAGCCACGCGTCAACCTGCCGTCCAAAAACAAATTAATTGGTATCAACATCATCCTCACGTCTTATATCGCGTCACGACAAAAGCCAAACCTTTTTTGTATTTCGTTTATCATCAAGTCACCGAACGTGACATGCCCGCTGAGATTGCCTTGGTACCCATTTTAGAAAGTGGCTACGATCCTTTTGCTTATTCTGGCGCAGGTGCTGCGGGTATTTGGCAAATGATGCCAGGCACTGCATCCGGTTACGGGATTAAACAAAATTGGTGGTATGACGGTCGTCGTGATGTATTTGCCGCGACGAATGCTGCGCTCAGTTATTTAGCTTATCTCAATCACATATTTCACGGGAATTGGTTACTCAGTATTGCGGCCTATGATGCGGGTGAAGGCACCATTTTGCGCGCAATTCGTCGCAATAAGAAACTAGGTTTACCCACCGATTTTTGGCATTTAAAATTACCATCAGAAACACAAACTTATGTACCACGCTTACTCGCATTGGCTGCCATTATCGATAATGCAGAAGAATATCATGTAGATTTACCGCATGTGGCTAACCAGCCTTACTTAGAAAAAGTCACGCTGAAAAAACAAATCAGTTTAGCGGTAGCTGCACAATTAGCAGGTTTATCCGTAACAGAGATGTATCACCTAAACCCAGGTTACAACCGTTGGGCGACAGCCCCCAAGGGACCGTATTATTTGGTACTACCTTTGCCTAATGTGGATCGTTTTCGTGAACGCCTGCGTCACTTGCCGGACGATAAACGCATTACCTGGGAACGCCATGAAGTTGCGCACGGAGAAACGCTGGGCAGCATTGCGATACAATATCACGCCTCAGTGAAAACCTTAAAGCAAGTAAATCAATTAAAGTCTGATAATATCCGTGAGAAACAAACACTGTTAATTCCAAAAGATACCAAAAGCATGAACCGCGCTGTGATTAAAGCAACCAAAAAATATTTTGGGAATAAGTCCTCACACGCTGGACCCAAGCAGGTCACACATACAGTCAAATCTGGCGACAGCCTTTGGAAAATTGCTAAGAAATACGGTGTGAAGATTTCACAAATTCAGTTCTGGAATCAATTAAAGTTGCACCAAGAAGTACAACCCGGTAAGAAACTGGTGATGTGGAAAAAACATCGCACGCCGAAAGTCACGCAAGTCACTTACACGGTTAAAGCCGGTGATTCGCTATGGTCTATCGCGCACTTACATCATATTCCACTCGCGAAGTTAAAAGCCTGGAATCACATCCACGATAAAACCGTGGTCCATCCTGGGGATAAATTAATTATTCAATTATGAGTTTTATGAAGGCTTCCTACACGTTGCTAAGATGAACTCAAACAATCGATGGGAAAAAGACAATGCTGAACACAGGATCTTGGACAGAAAAAGAAAAATCGCCCCACGTACCGGCCATACAATTCACGCATGAAAGTGATACCTTTGAAGCCAGAGGCTTTGACTCTCTTACTGGAAAAGCCTCGCTTTTTTCGTTTGATTCAAATAGAAAACGTCATATATACGAAGGACAGCCACAGACGGCGAAAGCTCAAGCCGAGAAAAAAAACGAGGCGATCAAAAGGAACAGCGGTATCGTCATGTATGTGGATGATGCTGATGTCCCCACACATGCAACACTACATAAACCGACAGAAAATCCAGAAAACAAACGTTTCATCGCTAATGTCGATCAGTTACCGCCTTACGGTAGCGAACCAACGATGCGCTATTACAAATACACCGCCATCCGAACAACAGAACAACGAAACAAAGATGCTGAAAAATACCTTCATCCCATCTTGCTCGATAGCACCTGGGGTTGCCTCTCCATCAATCAAGGATTATTTTCTTGGGGAATGTTGATTGAAAATGCCATCCACACAACAGGCCACGCCTTGGATGTAACAGGCATCATGGGCCCCGTCGGTATGGGGCTGGCGCTGTTTATCGGTTTAGCTTACCTACTCCGTGAAATTGGGGCTTATCACACAACAACGGGCAAGTACCCTAATCAACACGCTTTATTGGCCATTGCAGGACAAGCGCTAGCCATCACGACAGAAATGCTCTTGATCAATGGCGGCTTGTTTATCAGCATGCATGTGCTGTTTCCATTATTGATGCAAACCGCAGCCTTCGTACCATACGCTCCTTTAGCGCACTTGGTGTTGGCAACTGCTTTTGCGCTGACCGTGGGACTCACACATGCCCTCTTTTGTTATCTTCGGGATAGCCGTATGGCTATGGACATGAACCAACAATTGGATAGCAAGATCTACGCGAAACAAGCGCTCAGAAATTTTCTGTCTGCCTTTGTCTCTGCTTTACTACTCTATACCGCCGCAAATCTACTCCTAATGTGGGGCACAAAGCATGCAATCCACTTCCTTGAAATGGCGATTGTTGGCTCAACACTACCTGCTGTCGGCAGTTATTTCATGAATAAAGCATTCACATGGAATACCTATACAGGGAAATGTGAGTCACAAGCAGACAAAAAAGGGGAAAAAGTGGGTGGATATGCTTTATCAGAAAGCCGTGACATTGGCGAAAATTCCACTTCCAGTGTACCGCATCAAGCTTTCTTCTCAACATTTTTGCATGTGGCTGAAGAACAGCGGCCACAAATAGGTAACGGTGATGATAATCCGGCGGTGACCGAAGAAGATCGCGATTTTTCCCTAGCGAAATACTCATTGGAGCGTCGCTGGTTGACGCCAACACCACCTTAAACATCACTAAAAAATTTCACCTCCTCAGATTGGAAATGGTCCGAAAAATAGCTAAGTAACTTTTCTTGTAAATATCTAGAACCCGCAAAATAACAATGAATCTTTACAAATTGTTTTTTAAACATCAAACAACGCTCAAGAATATCAGCGACTCTTGTTTCTTTAAAAATAGAAAAATTAGGGTAGCTACGCTCCCAGTCGATAAACGTATCCTTTAAGTAATCAGTATCCTTTTCTGTTACATACCAAATTAATTTAGTCGGTAGGCCATTAGAGTGCTTAAAAAAATCAAAGACTGGCTTATGAGCCGCCACACCCAGACCTTCAGCAATAAAGATACTAGGAATTTCTGGGTTCGGTATATATGGCTTTCCGAAAGGCCCTGAAATCAGTGCTCGGCCATTTTTTGTTATATTCGCTATCATTTCCTTGTTTCTGACAGATAGTCTAACATGAATATCTATGGTGCCAATTTCATTAGGTACGTTAGTCACAGAAAAAGGCTTCGAAAGACTATTACTACAGCAGAGCTTACAATATTGCCCCAGACCATGAAGAATTCGAGCGTGCAAAGATTCCGGTTTAAAACGAATCTCTACAATATTTTCCGTAAGTTGCACCACGTGTACAGGCTCGTAGAAACATGCATTATTTTTTGAATAAAGTAAATCATCAGGCACAATCAAACACCCTCCACTAACCAATCAAGTGCCAATTTAATCATTGACACAGATATATCTGTCACCAATGAAATGTAAATCTGGGTATCTCATCAAGCGGTCATCTGCTCATGTGCGCCCAACAATCAAAAGTATATATGATTACTCACCAAAAGTTAGGTTGACTTTCAAAATTCTTTAGAGTAAAAACTGAAATTCGGCAATTAGTTTTTTTCTAACTGCCCATAACGCATCAATACAGGAGTTTCGTATGAGCACTGATCTGAAAGATAGCTATTGCCCTCAAGGCAACGAACTGACAGCACGCAATAAAGATTATCGCAATGACCTTCACAGCATAATCGACAAAATTCGGAAAACTAGCCCCGTCTATAAAGACGATGTCTTTCAAAGATGGATTGTTACTACTCACGATGGCACAAAAAAAATTTTAAAGAATATCACTAGCTGTGGCAGGGATTGGGGTGTCTCATCAGAAGGCACATGGGGCAAAACTGTCTCGCAGCGTGTAGCAAAAGGAAAAGGCAATGGGAAATTTGGAATGGTTGATGTCGATGGCGAAGAGCATCGTCGTCTACGCAGTCGTGCCGCCAAAATGTTTTCTCCTCCCAAAGTTGTCGAAATGAGAGCCATGGTTGAGCGAATCGCTGATGAACTCATTCAAGAAATACACAATTTAGATACTTTTGATTTCATTCAAACACTTGCGGCCCCTTTCCCAACCCTTATTATGGCAGAGCTATTAGGCGTAGAACCAAAAGATCAGGAAAATTTTAAACGCTGGTCAGAAGAGTGGATTCTTGTCTGTGATCCGGACATCACCCCCAGCATGGCAAAACTGGCTGCTGATGCGAATGTTGCCTTAACTGAATATTTTGTTAACGCCGTTGAAGAACGTACTGTTAATCCTGGAAATGATGTCATCTCTCGCTTAATTAGCGGTGCGGAAAAAGATGACGTTCTTTCACTTGAAGAAATTGTTACCATTGGGCTACAGCTTATTGTCGCAGGAAATATTACTTCAACAGATCTCATTGGTAATGGTATGGTTGCACTCCTCAAAAATCCGGAGCAATTGGAAAAGTTACGCAAAAATCCAGAGCTTATCCATAAAACTGCTGAAGAAATGCTACGATTTGACGCACCAGTGACAGAGATCCCTCGTTTTTGTTACACAGATGTTGACGTTGAAGGACGGATCATTGAAAAAGGGCAAACACTCACCTTAAACCTCGCTGGCAGCAATCATGACCCAGCCGCCTATCACTGTCCTCATAAGTTCGATATTGAGAGAGAGGGACCTTCGCATCATGCTTTTGGTGGGGGTGCACATCAATGCTTGGGAATTCACCTCGCAAGATTAGAAATTGAAGTCATTTTTAAAAAAGTACTTGCAGCCTTTCCAACATTAAAACTCACAGATGCCTCCTTGGAGAGGAAAGCTATTCCAACATTTAGTGGTTATAAGAAAGTTATGCTGTCAACAAAGTAATTATTTTATCAGAGGAAGTTAGCGACCAAAGAAGTGTTCGATTCTGCTTCTAACTTCCTCTGATTCTGTGAACGTAAGCTCATGCATAGCTAGCTCCTCTTTGATATATGCAGGCAATTGGCGTTTGACAGACTCTGTAAAACTGCGCTTTAGCGCCAGTAATGATATGCGTGGTTTGTCGATAAACTCTTGAGCCAGCTGAAATGCAACAGACAAAACGTCTTCTTTATCAACAATTTTGGTATTGCTCCCTCGCTGCTGTAGCTCAAGACCATGATACGATTTTGCAGAGAACAGCATTTCCCGCCCTAAAGAATCACCAAACAGTCGCGGAATAATGTAGGTTGAGCCGAAACCAGGAGTAAAACCGTATTTCATAAAGTTCGTGCTATATATACACTGTTTTGCCATCACGACAATATCGGCATAACACCCCAAAATGAACCCTCCACCCAATGCATGTCCCTGCATTGCAGAAATCACTGGAAACTTACAATTAAGCAGAATGTCATGAATATTAAGATCGGTAAAAACTCTTCTTCCTTCATATATTTGAAGAAGCTCCTCTTTAGTACCGCCACAACAAAAGTAATTATCATACCCATGTAAAACCACAACTTTAATCGTAGGGTGCTGTTCAATCCGGCTAAAAACATCGATCAATTCTGAAACAAAGTGACTGGTAAATGTATTTTTTCTCTCTCGATCGCACATTACCACCGTGGCAATATGATTATCTATTGACAAACAAACTGATGCATTCATGTCGGGTTCTTCTTTTATTCCCAAGGAAACTCTTGATGTTCTATATAACGACGAATATTATTTTCTACCGTTGGTGTTGCAGCTAACCGCAATGCTTCGGAGACTGCAGTATGCTCTATTTCTTCCGTTAATATCCACATCTTCGAAAAATACTGCTTTATATTAGAGATAGTACTACTCTCTAGACGAACAAGGCGTAAAATCATTTGTCTAAGCACATTATCAACAGAAGTTGCATAATCTACAAATTCATCAATCAAATTTATTTGCTTAGCCTGCTCAGCATTTAGCTTTAAAGTCGTCAGCGTCATTTTGTAGGCACTTTGAAAGCCAACCCGCCTTATAAGGTAAGGCAAAACACATGCGGGCAACAATCCCCACAATGCCTCTGACAAACTAAAACTAGCATTCGATGTACCCACCACAAGATCTGCTGCAGCAACAAGACCAACTCCTCCCGCCATTACCTCCCCGTCAACTTTAGCAATAACAACTCTCGATATTGTAGCAAACCTTTTAAGTATCGCCATATATTCTTTAGATAAGAATGCATTCACAGAACGTTGCTCTACTGCCTCAACTAAATCCATTCCTGTACAAAAAACACCACTTTTCCCTTCTAAAACAATAACACGACAACTTGGCGCCTGCTCAGCTGCATCTAGAACAGAATGTAGCTCTTCTAAGAATAAACGATTAATTACATTTTTCTGTTCCACTTGATTCAACGTAATGGTACATACATGTGAAGAAAAGTTACAAAGTAATGTCTTATATGTCACGTTAACCAACCTTCTTCAATAGCAAGCTACTATTAAAACCACTAAACCCAAAT
The sequence above is a segment of the marine bacterium B5-7 genome. Coding sequences within it:
- a CDS encoding lytic transglycosylase, with product MKTRWLFLPFILLSWCCHIAYAEFYFDDSDNIWNDMRDNFSLPEATRQPAVQKQINWYQHHPHVLYRVTTKAKPFLYFVYHQVTERDMPAEIALVPILESGYDPFAYSGAGAAGIWQMMPGTASGYGIKQNWWYDGRRDVFAATNAALSYLAYLNHIFHGNWLLSIAAYDAGEGTILRAIRRNKKLGLPTDFWHLKLPSETQTYVPRLLALAAIIDNAEEYHVDLPHVANQPYLEKVTLKKQISLAVAAQLAGLSVTEMYHLNPGYNRWATAPKGPYYLVLPLPNVDRFRERLRHLPDDKRITWERHEVAHGETLGSIAIQYHASVKTLKQVNQLKSDNIREKQTLLIPKDTKSMNRAVIKATKKYFGNKSSHAGPKQVTHTVKSGDSLWKIAKKYGVKISQIQFWNQLKLHQEVQPGKKLVMWKKHRTPKVTQVTYTVKAGDSLWSIAHLHHIPLAKLKAWNHIHDKTVVHPGDKLIIQL
- a CDS encoding cytochrome P-450 like protein; its protein translation is MSTDLKDSYCPQGNELTARNKDYRNDLHSIIDKIRKTSPVYKDDVFQRWIVTTHDGTKKILKNITSCGRDWGVSSEGTWGKTVSQRVAKGKGNGKFGMVDVDGEEHRRLRSRAAKMFSPPKVVEMRAMVERIADELIQEIHNLDTFDFIQTLAAPFPTLIMAELLGVEPKDQENFKRWSEEWILVCDPDITPSMAKLAADANVALTEYFVNAVEERTVNPGNDVISRLISGAEKDDVLSLEEIVTIGLQLIVAGNITSTDLIGNGMVALLKNPEQLEKLRKNPELIHKTAEEMLRFDAPVTEIPRFCYTDVDVEGRIIEKGQTLTLNLAGSNHDPAAYHCPHKFDIEREGPSHHAFGGGAHQCLGIHLARLEIEVIFKKVLAAFPTLKLTDASLERKAIPTFSGYKKVMLSTK
- the pksI gene encoding putative polyketide biosynthesis enoyl-CoA isomerase PksI is translated as MNASVCLSIDNHIATVVMCDRERKNTFTSHFVSELIDVFSRIEQHPTIKVVVLHGYDNYFCCGGTKEELLQIYEGRRVFTDLNIHDILLNCKFPVISAMQGHALGGGFILGCYADIVVMAKQCIYSTNFMKYGFTPGFGSTYIIPRLFGDSLGREMLFSAKSYHGLELQQRGSNTKIVDKEDVLSVAFQLAQEFIDKPRISLLALKRSFTESVKRQLPAYIKEELAMHELTFTESEEVRSRIEHFFGR
- the pksH gene encoding putative polyketide biosynthesis enoyl-CoA hydratase PksH; translation: MVNVTYKTLLCNFSSHVCTITLNQVEQKNVINRLFLEELHSVLDAAEQAPSCRVIVLEGKSGVFCTGMDLVEAVEQRSVNAFLSKEYMAILKRFATISRVVIAKVDGEVMAGGVGLVAAADLVVGTSNASFSLSEALWGLLPACVLPYLIRRVGFQSAYKMTLTTLKLNAEQAKQINLIDEFVDYATSVDNVLRQMILRLVRLESSTISNIKQYFSKMWILTEEIEHTAVSEALRLAATPTVENNIRRYIEHQEFPWE